The following are encoded together in the Anoplopoma fimbria isolate UVic2021 breed Golden Eagle Sablefish chromosome 9, Afim_UVic_2022, whole genome shotgun sequence genome:
- the LOC129095767 gene encoding LOW QUALITY PROTEIN: somatostatin-like receptor F_48D10.1 (The sequence of the model RefSeq protein was modified relative to this genomic sequence to represent the inferred CDS: inserted 1 base in 1 codon; substituted 1 base at 1 genomic stop codon) — translation MEPLDQTYGFPLGSDLNSSSAATXSPFLFSYPRLFNVSSNLSTQSVPFQGSSTLMTAVISLTVFMVGLTGNTLAIYVVLRYAKMKTVTNIYILNLAVADELYIIGLPFLTTQNVLSFWPFGSFLCRVVMTADSMNQFTSIFCLTVMSIDRYLAVVHPIRSTKWRHPRVAKVVSAAVWAVSFVVVLPVVIFSDVQDTFNSCNMNWPEPKNVWSTAFILYTATVGFFGPLLIICLCYLLIVIKMKSSGARAGFTKRRRSERKVTRMVVVIVVVFVLCWLPFFIINMVNLVVIIPESSATAGIYFFAVILSYANSCANPVLYGFLSDNFRQSFRKVLCVRSVKCKANGVDDGDPSAPRTEKTTAHDCVVLSPRNQDCHDPQSSQISPHPPDSPISHTAADLHRSTSTCQTPSTCPGIGPTTTTVTCTATSTITCTATSMVTSEAXPPSLTALTIPCIHSSTGEITYEQCLSGVL, via the exons ATGGAGCCCCTGGACCAGACCTACGGGTTTCCTCTGGGATCAGACCTCAACTCGTCCTCTGCAGCCA CCTCGCCCTTCCTCTTTTCCTACCCCCGCCTCTTCAACGTCTCCTCCAACCTGTCCACCCAAAGCGTCCCTTTTCAGGGCAGCAGCACTCTGATGACAGCAGTCATCTCCCTCACAGTCTTCATGGTGGGTCTGACCGGCAACACTCTGGCCATCTATGTGGTGCTGCGCTATGCCAAGATGAAGACAGTCACCAACATCTACATCCTGAACCTGGCCGTGGCCGATGAGCTCTACATCATCGGGCTCCCCTTCCTCACCACACAGAACGTGCTCTCCTTTTGGCCTTTTGGCTCCTTCCTATGCCGCGTTGTCATGACGGCAGACTCTATGAACCAGTTCACGTCTATTTTCTGCCTGACGGTCATGTCCATCGATCGTTACCTGGCTGTGGTTCATCCAATCCGCAGCACCAAGTGGAGACACCCCCGCGTGGCCAAGGTGGTGAGCGCAGCCGTGTGGGCCGTGTCCTTCGTGGTGGTTCTGCCCGTGGTCATCTTTTCTGATGTTCAG GACACGTTTAACTCCTGCAACATGAACTGGCCAGAGCCAAAGAACGTGTGGTCGACAGCCTTCATTCTCTACACTGCCACGGTGGGCTTCTTTGGGCCGCTGCTCATCATTTGCCTCTGCTACCTACTTATCGTTATCAAG ATGAAGTCGTCAGGGGCGCGGGCGGGCTTCACCAAGCGCCGGCGTTCGGAGCGCAAGGTGACgaggatggtggtggtgatcgTGGTGGTGTTCGTGCTCTGCTGGCTGCCGTTCTTCATCATCAACATGGTCAATCTGGTGGTCATAATCCCAGAGTCCAGCGCCACTGCCGGTATCTACTTCTTCGCCGTCATCCTGTCGTACGCCAACTCCTGTGCAAACCCAGTGCTGTATGGCTTCCTGTCGGACAACTTCAGACAGAGCTTCAGAAAA GTGCTGTGTGTGAGGAGTGTGAAGTGCAAAGCCAATGGTGTCGATGATGGCGACCCCAGCGCTCCGCGAACGGAGAAAACCACAGCACACGACTGCGTTGTTCTCTCCCCTCGTAACCAGGACTGTCACGACCCCCAGAGCAGCCAg ATCTCTCCTCACCCTCCAGACTCGCCTATCTCCCACACAGCAGCAGACCTGCACCGCTCCACCTCTACATGTCAAACTCCCTCCACTTGCCCGGGAATCGGACCCACCACTACCACAGTAACCTGCACAGCAACCTCCACGATAACCTGCACAGCAACCTCTATGGTGACCTCCGAGGCTTAACCTCCGTCCCTCACTGCCCTGACTATACCCTGCATCCATAGCTCGACTGGAGAAATAACCTACGAACAATGTCTATCAGGTGTTTTATGA